GGAGGGAGCAGGCAGAGCAGCACCAACGCCGTATGGTAGCCATTGGGGAGATCGCCGGCGGCATGGCACACGAACTCAATAACCTCCTTCATCCGATCATAAATCTCAGTCAGCAGGCACGGAAAAATGCTGCTAGCAAACCGGAGCGGCTTGGGAAGGCCCTCAGCATCATCGAGGACAGTGCCCGTGGGTCTGCCCGGTTGGTCCGTCAGGTGCTGTCATTTGCCCGCAGTGATGAAGAGATCGGGAAAGGTACGGAACTGATCGCCGCGCTTCGCGACTCGGTGGAGCTGCTGACATCGACTCTTCCACCCACCTTTACCATCATGTTGACCCATGACGTGCCGTCAGCCTTGGTCAACCTGACACGTACGGAAACCAGCCAGATCGTCACGAACCTCGTCGTCAATGCTCTGGATGCGACCGACCAGAGAGGCCGTCTCACCATTCATATCGGACAGCCCGCAAACGGGTCCGTAACCGTGACTGTCAAGGACGATGGTCCCGGCATCTCCGCAGAGGACGCGGAGCGCATCATGGAGCCGTTCTTCACCACCAAGCCGCATGGACGCGGAACGGGCTTGGGGTTGGCGGTTGTGCGTGACCTCCTGCTGCGTCGTAATGGCTCCATCAATCTCGTCACCCAGTCTCCCCAAGGCGCATGCTTTGTGCTATCTATTCAGAGCACTGCTGAGTGAAGGCTCCATGAAGATTCTGATTGTCGATGATGCGGAGAACGTCCGCTATTCGCTGCGCACCAGCCTGGAAGATGCGGGCTACGCCGTGGATGAAGCGGTTGATGGTGAGGAAGCGCTCATGCGCCTGCAATCCGACGCCTTCGATTTAGTGATCGCTGACGTGTGGATGCCGCGCCTGAATGGCATCGACCTTCTTCAACAGATGCGCAAGTCCAGTCCAAACACGGCCGTCTTCGTCATCACTGGGGGCGCAGCCCGCATTCCTATCGAGAGCACGGCCGCAATGGCGCGTACCTGGGGTGCCGACCACGTGTTCTACAAGCCATTCGATAATGAAGATTTGATCACCGCTATTAGTAAGCGCAGCATCAAATAGAGACTTAATTATGGAGAGAAATCAGCCTTATTTATAAGAGAAATGCCGATTCCTCCGAGCTTATGACTTAAATTGGGATCGATGGATTCTCGTAATCCTGTTTTTCGCAATTCCACCAGGGCAGTATTTCCCCAATACGGTCAAGAAATGGATAAGGCCGGGCTGCCCCTTGAGAGACAGCATGAGCGACCGAGAGAATCCAACCCTTCTTTTCGCCCGAACAAACACCACGGCAGGCAGTAAGAAAGGCTTCAGCAGAGCCATTTTGAAGGACAAACTCAATATCGTCGATAACGCAGAACGCGATATCTCGGCGATCTTGTGGCTCAATGCCGCCTTCCTGATCCGCCATAGCATGAGCAGCTCTATAAACGTGTGCCTCTTGATTACGCGCCATGGTCAGCCAGCTATCTGCCGTTATTAGGATCCCCTGGCAGTCAGAATGGACTTCAACTATATCCGTTACCTTGGTCCGGGCATGCGCGAAAAAACGCCATATCTGGAAGATTCCCTTGGCGATTTCGTTAAAGCCCAGTGATGCCGCAGCAGCAGGATCATCAGAAAACCGAGCATCAAACGACATGCGCTTTGCTTTACATTCAGCAACGAGATGAACAACACCATTATTCATAACCAACACATCAGGTGTACGATATCTCGATTTCTTTGTTCCATAATTCTGTTCGCCAATGACGGTAAATGGCCGCATCATCGCCTGAAGATAATCGAGGCAGTACTGCTCAAAGCGACTTCCGATCTCAGTCCATACCGCAGCTCCTCCAGTAACGACGTCACGATGAAGGCCCGAGGTAAATCGATAGGTGATGAGTTCAGAAATCGGAGCACGAAGCCGCTCGTTCCGATCACCAAATGTAATTACAGGGAAGTCGCGCAGGATGCTTGGCCGATAGGCCGTGTGCCGCCTGTCAGCACGGATCATCATTGCATGCGAACGCGCCGCAGCATGAGGTAATGCATATTTCGCGAGCGCTGCCTCGCGTTGATCTGGCGTAATCGCAATGGAAGAAAGATCCTGGAACCTGCCAGTGGAACTAGCATGACCAAGCCTTGACGACAGGTAGAATCCGACTTTTACGAAATCAGATACTGTAATTCCTGCACTACTTTCGAAAAAAGAAGCCGCGCGGCCACTGCCGTAGAGATATAGTGAGCGATAAACGCTTGGTCCGTTGGCGATTCCGCGCTGCCAGGGGAACTGGCGTTGTGCAATTCGCGCCATCTCTGTAAAGACATCATGTTTTGCAAGGAAAATGCCGTCTTCGGCATTCTCAAGTTCAATTAAAACATTGGCAAGAAGACGCATTGAAGCAAAACGATCAGCGCGCAATATGCGGGACATCCCCACGCCAAAGCCGGGCTTTTTAGGCGTTG
This genomic stretch from Azospirillum humicireducens harbors:
- a CDS encoding response regulator → MKILIVDDAENVRYSLRTSLEDAGYAVDEAVDGEEALMRLQSDAFDLVIADVWMPRLNGIDLLQQMRKSSPNTAVFVITGGAARIPIESTAAMARTWGADHVFYKPFDNEDLITAISKRSIK